In Desulfovibrio sp. 86, the following proteins share a genomic window:
- a CDS encoding acyltransferase domain-containing protein — MQQDSAPAPGTSPGKTTTPDSAVIEDGLLVASPPAITLSCPDAENPAESDTPSGQVCAQTLMRHCLDWLKLVENPGPVMLSLHWNESTVSSALAQSLSLALEGLQNLWRLGPVRLQFESFQPAHLRECERLLRTALGTDAAAKNTYPCMIGSAPQTDTMGVSMPQCPDYFVSDADCALGDEQPMRPQAGRVPTILLLDFLAGGPLTLQCQPLLLSLPAPTPPCCDTLICRKNPLQQKSDQPHSDDTPALWQPGALTSGAGLSSVASPAGTTESDGLPEELILDGVRYANLPQDGLMWRMGGTNPLWRQELLALPHNPDAADLARLEGRGVWLSPEVEAPPLAVMCCGLGSVWPGMGRELYDNFPVARAAMDRIAAVADWDVLGLMDEKDIEKVSLTRWQSPYLFMLEFAQWSILSSLGLRPTLFCGHSLGELIALCLSGFYDPEVAWYIIDTRAVHMSELESAATRETGMMAVHASAEIIDETRATWPALYVSNYNSPQQFILSGPREILMEARKSLRKRRIPAIMLNVSLAFHHPSMRMLRDLALRRLNALEMHAPLHPTMSCITTNFYPHDQPSICRHIADLDENSVRWTECVHTAWRRHGIRHFLEMGPQDTLCGLAKDNEPRAFCLTAGRKGKEVEGMRQTCARLYALGHLSKKAISARIADIRQGKDAVVAAHMPLPYCGLVPVNSPDGGPDCGPDCGTACPTAAPEATPIPAVVTAAAPAAAPTPDGAPVSAKPASSTDSVSSAAALRVVLDVLARASGRPVEDMRPDLDLRYDLALRSSRFPRIIQEVEKALDITVNFEDLLQVSTVGDLARILGASGLGEAKKSDTSEAVRQAEARQKALVRACAPLCRFTPLQRTTQSESGEKTQNSGQFPKALPLDPCGQGLPIRRGDILALLFFEPALLPSLMNGLAPLGCVLAVPRGQVEACAPLAKAGARIVPLNLETRVPRDASDAQTLAEEVATALTSLAKSEGRVDGLIFAPAGHYGSEEHDAAPLLSPASFAAVGMPKLLAAAMRVAQIHGLRYACLCSLLQPTLENLNCDSPLEKRFDELGEETGVGTRTIRLLEKSLRAGLNDWGDMMARELLRGTSRHVLWVRPATLPGFAASGAGLRPAPAAARGHAGRNDALTQGLVIQERPRLYPLVFPDPQPPYRATSTLFQGCCHYSRFADTDLALHGGQPGNVMGDTPWLPTSRTLEALLEASSLWLPWLTVIGFLDLRFYDPLLLPPGITRECRATVEAEPWLMQDGVMARMCRNTLDVRELTPNGRHLERYAPVAAGMTLLAAANGQVPPMWAHGEDAPAGSTQHKVNTDIFYDALGFGQPWRMLRDFTVLPNHKYVAGLEHCHPAIAPDANKGYADILHVVEGMVQSAWLAIARGNGNAEMDAGAVSAAMGRWRLHGAGFIRFGGERGKGPWRIMLRRSWSDPALLRFDGQAADEKGRIFLTIHHLEFNRRDTGAVAL, encoded by the coding sequence ATGCAGCAAGACTCTGCTCCAGCACCCGGCACTTCGCCAGGCAAAACCACCACGCCAGACAGCGCCGTTATTGAGGACGGGCTGCTTGTGGCGTCGCCTCCAGCCATCACGCTTTCCTGTCCCGACGCAGAAAATCCGGCAGAGTCCGACACGCCCTCCGGTCAGGTGTGCGCCCAGACGCTGATGCGGCACTGCCTTGACTGGCTCAAGCTTGTGGAAAATCCCGGGCCTGTCATGCTCAGCCTGCACTGGAACGAATCCACCGTCTCTTCGGCTCTGGCCCAGTCTCTGAGCCTTGCCCTGGAAGGGCTGCAAAATTTGTGGCGGCTCGGGCCTGTACGCCTGCAATTTGAATCTTTTCAGCCCGCGCACCTCAGGGAATGCGAAAGGCTGCTGCGCACGGCCCTCGGCACGGACGCCGCAGCAAAAAACACCTACCCGTGCATGATTGGCAGCGCCCCGCAGACCGACACCATGGGCGTGAGCATGCCGCAGTGCCCTGATTACTTCGTTTCCGACGCGGATTGCGCCCTGGGTGATGAACAGCCCATGCGCCCGCAGGCAGGACGGGTGCCCACCATTCTTTTGCTGGACTTTCTGGCAGGTGGGCCGCTCACCTTGCAGTGCCAGCCGCTGCTTTTGAGCCTGCCTGCCCCCACGCCTCCATGCTGCGACACGCTCATATGCCGCAAAAACCCCCTGCAGCAAAAGTCTGACCAGCCCCATTCCGACGACACGCCAGCGCTCTGGCAGCCCGGCGCCCTCACCTCGGGCGCGGGCCTGAGTTCTGTTGCCAGTCCCGCCGGAACCACAGAAAGCGATGGCCTGCCGGAAGAGCTTATTCTGGACGGCGTGCGCTACGCGAACCTGCCGCAGGACGGCCTGATGTGGCGCATGGGGGGCACCAATCCGCTTTGGCGGCAAGAGCTGCTTGCCCTGCCGCACAATCCCGACGCCGCCGACCTGGCTCGCCTCGAAGGACGCGGCGTCTGGCTTTCGCCGGAAGTCGAGGCCCCGCCCCTTGCCGTCATGTGCTGCGGTCTCGGTTCCGTATGGCCCGGCATGGGCCGCGAACTGTACGACAATTTTCCCGTGGCGCGCGCCGCCATGGACCGCATCGCCGCAGTGGCCGACTGGGATGTGCTCGGCCTTATGGATGAAAAGGATATTGAAAAAGTCAGTCTCACGCGCTGGCAGTCGCCCTACCTCTTCATGCTTGAGTTTGCGCAGTGGAGCATCCTTTCCTCTCTCGGCCTGCGGCCCACGCTGTTCTGCGGACACAGCCTGGGCGAGTTGATTGCCCTGTGCCTCAGCGGCTTCTACGACCCGGAAGTGGCCTGGTACATAATCGACACCCGCGCCGTGCATATGTCCGAACTGGAGTCCGCCGCCACGCGCGAGACCGGCATGATGGCCGTGCACGCCAGCGCCGAAATCATCGACGAAACACGTGCCACATGGCCTGCTCTCTATGTTTCCAACTACAACAGCCCCCAGCAGTTCATCCTGAGCGGGCCGCGCGAAATCCTGATGGAAGCCCGCAAAAGCCTGCGCAAGCGGCGCATACCGGCCATCATGCTCAACGTGAGCCTGGCCTTCCACCACCCAAGCATGCGCATGCTGCGCGACCTTGCGCTGCGCCGCCTCAATGCGCTTGAAATGCACGCGCCGCTCCACCCCACCATGAGCTGCATCACCACGAATTTTTACCCTCACGACCAACCGTCCATCTGCCGCCATATCGCGGATCTGGATGAAAATTCCGTTCGCTGGACCGAATGCGTACACACGGCATGGCGCAGACACGGCATACGCCACTTTCTGGAAATGGGCCCGCAGGACACGCTTTGCGGCCTGGCCAAGGACAACGAACCTCGGGCGTTCTGCCTGACCGCCGGGCGCAAGGGCAAGGAAGTGGAAGGCATGCGCCAGACGTGCGCGCGCCTGTACGCGCTCGGACATTTGAGCAAAAAAGCCATCAGCGCCCGCATCGCCGACATACGCCAGGGCAAGGACGCCGTTGTGGCCGCGCATATGCCGCTGCCCTACTGCGGTCTTGTCCCCGTGAATTCACCGGATGGCGGCCCCGACTGCGGTCCCGACTGCGGCACGGCCTGCCCCACGGCAGCGCCGGAAGCCACGCCAATACCTGCGGTGGTGACTGCGGCGGCTCCCGCCGCTGCCCCCACGCCTGACGGCGCTCCCGTATCAGCCAAGCCCGCCAGTTCCACCGACTCCGTATCGTCAGCGGCAGCCCTGCGTGTGGTGCTGGACGTGCTGGCCCGCGCCAGCGGCCGCCCGGTGGAAGACATGCGGCCCGACCTCGATCTGCGCTACGATCTGGCCCTGCGCTCCAGCCGTTTTCCGCGCATCATTCAGGAAGTGGAAAAGGCGCTGGACATCACCGTCAATTTTGAAGACTTGCTGCAAGTGTCCACCGTGGGCGATCTTGCACGGATTCTTGGCGCGTCCGGTCTTGGCGAAGCGAAGAAATCCGATACCTCCGAGGCCGTCCGTCAGGCCGAAGCCCGTCAGAAAGCGCTTGTGCGGGCCTGCGCCCCACTGTGCCGCTTCACCCCGCTGCAACGGACGACGCAGTCCGAAAGCGGAGAAAAAACACAAAATTCCGGCCAGTTCCCGAAAGCACTGCCGCTGGACCCCTGCGGCCAGGGCCTGCCCATCCGCCGGGGAGACATTCTGGCCCTGCTGTTCTTCGAGCCAGCCCTGCTGCCCTCTCTCATGAACGGCCTCGCGCCGCTGGGCTGCGTGCTGGCCGTGCCGCGCGGCCAGGTTGAGGCCTGCGCGCCGCTGGCCAAGGCTGGCGCGCGCATTGTGCCGCTCAACCTTGAAACGCGCGTTCCACGGGATGCCTCCGATGCCCAGACCCTGGCGGAGGAAGTCGCCACAGCCCTGACAAGCCTGGCAAAAAGCGAAGGCAGGGTAGACGGTCTGATCTTTGCGCCTGCTGGCCATTACGGCAGTGAAGAACACGACGCCGCCCCGCTTCTTTCACCCGCCTCTTTTGCCGCCGTCGGCATGCCCAAGCTGCTGGCCGCAGCCATGCGGGTTGCCCAGATACACGGCCTGCGTTACGCATGCCTGTGCAGTCTGCTGCAACCCACGCTGGAAAATTTGAACTGCGACAGCCCACTGGAAAAGCGCTTTGACGAGCTAGGGGAAGAGACCGGCGTGGGCACCCGGACCATACGCCTGCTGGAAAAAAGCCTGCGCGCCGGACTGAACGATTGGGGCGACATGATGGCCCGCGAACTCCTGCGGGGCACCTCACGCCACGTATTGTGGGTGCGCCCCGCAACACTGCCCGGTTTTGCCGCATCCGGCGCGGGCCTGCGGCCCGCCCCTGCCGCTGCCCGCGGGCATGCGGGCAGGAACGACGCCCTGACGCAGGGGCTTGTTATTCAGGAAAGGCCGCGCCTGTATCCCCTGGTTTTCCCCGATCCGCAGCCGCCCTACCGGGCCACCTCCACTCTTTTTCAGGGCTGCTGCCACTATTCGCGTTTTGCCGACACGGACCTCGCTCTGCACGGCGGCCAGCCCGGCAACGTCATGGGCGACACGCCCTGGTTGCCGACGAGCCGGACGCTGGAGGCCCTGCTGGAAGCCTCCAGCCTGTGGTTGCCCTGGCTGACGGTCATCGGCTTTTTGGACCTGCGTTTTTATGATCCCCTGCTGCTGCCGCCGGGCATTACCCGTGAATGTCGCGCCACTGTGGAGGCGGAACCCTGGCTCATGCAGGACGGCGTCATGGCGCGCATGTGCCGGAATACGCTGGACGTAAGAGAACTCACGCCCAATGGCAGACACCTTGAGCGTTACGCGCCCGTGGCAGCGGGCATGACCCTGCTGGCCGCCGCCAACGGGCAGGTGCCGCCCATGTGGGCGCATGGTGAAGACGCGCCAGCGGGCTCAACACAACATAAAGTAAATACTGATATTTTTTACGACGCCTTGGGTTTTGGCCAACCCTGGCGCATGCTGCGCGACTTTACTGTTCTGCCCAATCACAAATACGTCGCGGGGTTGGAGCATTGTCATCCAGCCATTGCCCCCGATGCCAATAAAGGCTATGCTGATATCCTCCATGTGGTGGAAGGAATGGTGCAGTCCGCCTGGTTGGCCATTGCCCGAGGTAACGGCAATGCCGAAATGGACGCAGGGGCGGTTTCCGCCGCCATGGGGCGCTGGCGCTTGCATGGGGCGGGATTCATCCGCTTTGGCGGCGAAAGGGGCAAGGGGCCATGGCGCATAATGCTGCGCCGCTCCTGGTCCGACCCCGCCCTGTTGCGCTTTGACGGCCAGGCCGCCGACGAAAAGGGCCGCATCTTTCTCACGATCCATCATCTTGAATTTAACCGGCGGGACACCGGGGCCGTTGCGCTTTAG
- a CDS encoding TolC family protein produces MPHIIRTLSARAYLPLLLVMTLFFSACSSNKAGLKSPELPARHWLEEAPGVPVENKGKLEAAVPNLYDPSKIFTFEDCVFLTIQQSPLLVNSAVNLEIKRVALTDAVWKYLPEPRMTMQVSNNLTRNNLDNKETPGDYGRTKLSVGFYAAFPNPVATYFEHQVQKAMVNLAISTHRKAVGEAIYKIAQAYLQLQAQKKIVKVQKDLLPIGKELIAYWQQVEAVDGRQGVSLNLAMQHQRELELMVEQTKMKETMQLTQLKILAGVEPQQRLDVDTASADDILKSFNGRSLKWEDRWNTTEDDLLLRGQIKLGDYNIMVAWAQYVPSMSISVNSYPPPGQYQPPSGSEDTFLHLNFDFPLLDWGRRYRGVQTARMMKAQSFHEMARKRTDYSNKWLQSEQNMALAETELKLARTRFDTAAMQYKEAHISFNEGIADLPAVADRQEAMVQAQISLIRAELACELAQLEWMYLATSLQERFLGLPAKEVL; encoded by the coding sequence ATGCCGCATATTATACGTACTCTCTCAGCGCGTGCATATCTGCCGCTGCTGCTCGTCATGACCTTGTTTTTTTCCGCATGCTCCTCCAACAAGGCCGGGCTCAAGTCCCCGGAACTGCCCGCCAGACACTGGCTGGAAGAAGCGCCCGGCGTGCCGGTGGAAAACAAGGGAAAGCTTGAGGCCGCAGTGCCCAACCTCTACGATCCCAGCAAGATTTTCACCTTTGAAGACTGCGTCTTCCTGACCATCCAGCAGTCTCCCCTGCTGGTCAACAGCGCTGTGAACCTGGAAATCAAGCGGGTGGCTCTTACCGACGCCGTCTGGAAGTACCTGCCCGAACCCCGCATGACCATGCAGGTCAGCAACAACCTCACCCGCAACAACCTGGACAACAAGGAGACCCCTGGAGACTACGGGCGCACCAAGCTTTCCGTGGGTTTCTATGCCGCCTTCCCCAACCCTGTGGCCACCTATTTTGAGCATCAGGTGCAAAAGGCCATGGTCAACCTGGCCATTTCCACGCACCGCAAGGCCGTGGGCGAAGCCATCTACAAGATTGCCCAGGCCTACCTGCAACTGCAGGCGCAGAAAAAAATCGTAAAGGTGCAAAAAGACCTGCTGCCCATCGGCAAGGAACTGATTGCCTACTGGCAGCAGGTGGAAGCCGTGGACGGCCGTCAGGGCGTTTCCCTCAATCTGGCCATGCAGCACCAGCGCGAGCTGGAGCTGATGGTGGAACAGACCAAGATGAAGGAAACCATGCAGCTTACCCAGCTGAAAATCCTCGCGGGCGTTGAACCGCAGCAGAGGCTGGATGTGGACACCGCCAGCGCGGATGACATCCTCAAGAGCTTCAACGGGCGCAGCCTCAAGTGGGAAGACCGCTGGAACACCACCGAAGACGACCTGCTGCTGCGCGGCCAGATCAAACTGGGCGATTACAATATCATGGTCGCCTGGGCACAGTATGTTCCCAGCATGAGCATCAGCGTCAACAGCTACCCGCCTCCGGGACAATACCAGCCCCCCAGCGGCAGTGAAGACACCTTCCTGCACCTGAACTTCGACTTTCCTCTGCTGGACTGGGGCCGCCGCTACCGTGGCGTGCAGACCGCCCGCATGATGAAGGCCCAGTCCTTCCACGAAATGGCCCGCAAGCGCACGGACTATTCCAACAAATGGCTGCAGTCCGAACAGAACATGGCCCTGGCCGAAACCGAGCTCAAACTCGCGCGCACCCGCTTTGATACGGCGGCCATGCAATACAAGGAAGCCCACATTTCCTTCAACGAAGGCATCGCGGATCTTCCCGCCGTGGCCGACAGGCAGGAAGCCATGGTGCAGGCCCAGATATCTCTTATCCGGGCGGAACTTGCCTGTGAACTGGCCCAGCTTGAATGGATGTACCTTGCTACCTCGCTTCAGGAACGTTTCCTCGGTCTGCCCGCCAAGGAGGTGCTGTAA
- a CDS encoding HlyD family secretion protein, which produces MARFSRTSPARATRTTRTGAPGLALSRALTLALTLMLGLTLAASAFAADAPKPVGTILTGKVVTTVIRAIPMPFNAVVDTVLVKPGDAVEEGAPLMRYHLHEDAERAVQREVMQGASTEGLKSQVLDLERRLAETIAQRNKARQLAASGLGSRQASGRLEEDVTSLQKRIELTRITINKAENSFTIRLKELSSYYGQEIQEGEILPETLTLTSPLKGYVLSLDATLNPGTLLSAGSAPIKVGQLNPVLIQVPVYEAEVSGIAEGDSVAVEIPSLGNKAFTGKVTEISWVSNDMSVANPSYYTVEITVPNPDLELKPGFKAVVRFGGSR; this is translated from the coding sequence ATGGCGCGCTTTTCCCGCACCAGCCCCGCAAGGGCAACCCGAACAACCCGCACGGGCGCGCCGGGCCTCGCACTGTCCCGCGCACTGACCCTTGCACTGACCCTTATGCTCGGCCTGACGCTCGCCGCGTCGGCCTTTGCAGCGGACGCCCCCAAGCCTGTCGGCACCATTCTTACAGGCAAGGTGGTGACCACGGTCATCCGCGCCATCCCCATGCCGTTTAACGCCGTGGTGGATACAGTGCTGGTCAAGCCCGGCGACGCCGTTGAAGAAGGCGCGCCCCTCATGCGCTACCATCTGCATGAAGATGCGGAACGCGCCGTGCAGCGCGAAGTCATGCAAGGCGCCAGCACGGAGGGTCTCAAAAGCCAGGTGCTGGATCTTGAGCGCCGGCTGGCGGAAACCATTGCCCAGCGCAACAAGGCGCGCCAGCTTGCGGCCTCGGGCCTCGGCTCGCGGCAGGCGTCGGGCCGTCTTGAAGAGGACGTGACCTCCCTGCAAAAACGCATCGAACTCACACGCATCACCATTAACAAGGCCGAGAACAGCTTTACCATACGCCTCAAGGAATTGAGCAGCTACTACGGACAGGAAATCCAGGAAGGGGAAATTCTGCCCGAAACCCTGACTCTTACCTCGCCCCTCAAGGGCTATGTATTGTCCCTGGACGCCACGCTCAACCCCGGCACCCTGCTTTCCGCCGGCAGCGCTCCCATCAAGGTGGGGCAGCTTAATCCCGTGCTTATCCAGGTGCCAGTGTATGAAGCCGAGGTCAGCGGCATTGCGGAAGGCGACAGCGTCGCCGTGGAAATTCCCTCTCTTGGCAACAAGGCCTTTACGGGCAAGGTAACTGAAATATCTTGGGTTTCCAATGACATGAGCGTTGCCAATCCCTCATATTACACTGTGGAAATCACCGTGCCCAACCCGGATTTGGAACTCAAGCCCGGCTTCAAGGCTGTTGTGCGTTTCGGGGGCAGCAGGTAA
- a CDS encoding oligosaccharide flippase family protein encodes MKLKSIPRRLGYILGAQWTRDLAWAAFTILLARRSPDIMGQVVLALTFGYLVKTIADVGLNDFLLSTFARREGRPRALLGEVTWLKLTVLVLALAVTWLVTGWQNYGPELRLIVLCIAAGLGLDGVSDSFFALCQARGRQDVEMRIRVPSALIGIGFGITCVVMGAPPILIALYKPIESVLCIVFALAALGRNPLAGVGREGMLDLARQMKHGLIFTCMAACAMFYNKINVIFLKQYGGNADVGGYGVAWETVEGLSVLVSSALLGKVIFPLLAKFWQQDKNAFRQLAGQTARSLWAASLPVIFLICVESDRFLPLVYGPNYESAVRAQQLLTPCLATAFLHNLAAYAMIGMRRHRLLLLFYVSGLLLNIVCCLTLISANPLDGAALSLTITKVWVAILTVGFFQWTTRPMSPGQWLLMLATAASSVALWWGISTIAPRELAEAAGLIPLLALFWRWRPPAPFENPTDEPPQAETTGTS; translated from the coding sequence ATGAAGCTCAAGAGCATTCCCCGCAGGCTCGGCTACATTCTGGGCGCGCAATGGACGCGCGACCTGGCATGGGCGGCCTTTACCATCTTGCTGGCCCGCCGCAGCCCCGACATCATGGGCCAGGTGGTTCTGGCCCTTACCTTCGGCTATCTGGTGAAAACCATTGCCGACGTTGGCCTCAATGATTTTTTGCTGTCCACCTTTGCGCGGCGTGAAGGCCGCCCCCGCGCCCTGCTGGGCGAAGTAACCTGGCTCAAGCTCACGGTGCTGGTGCTGGCTCTGGCCGTGACCTGGCTGGTCACCGGCTGGCAGAACTACGGCCCGGAACTGCGCCTTATCGTGCTATGCATCGCCGCCGGGCTTGGGCTTGACGGCGTCAGCGACTCCTTTTTCGCGCTGTGCCAGGCCCGGGGCCGTCAGGACGTGGAAATGCGCATCCGCGTGCCTTCGGCGCTCATCGGCATCGGCTTTGGCATCACCTGCGTGGTCATGGGCGCGCCGCCCATACTCATTGCCCTGTACAAACCCATTGAATCCGTATTGTGCATCGTGTTCGCCCTTGCCGCCCTGGGGCGCAACCCCCTTGCGGGCGTGGGACGGGAGGGCATGCTTGATCTTGCCCGGCAGATGAAGCACGGCCTCATCTTCACCTGCATGGCGGCCTGCGCCATGTTTTACAACAAGATCAACGTCATTTTTCTCAAGCAGTACGGCGGCAACGCCGATGTGGGCGGCTACGGCGTGGCCTGGGAGACGGTGGAAGGCCTGTCGGTTCTGGTGTCCAGCGCCCTGCTCGGCAAGGTCATCTTTCCGCTGCTGGCCAAGTTCTGGCAACAGGACAAAAACGCCTTCCGTCAGCTTGCCGGACAGACGGCGCGCTCCCTGTGGGCGGCATCCCTGCCCGTCATTTTTCTTATCTGCGTTGAAAGCGACAGGTTTTTACCCCTCGTTTACGGCCCCAACTATGAAAGCGCGGTTCGCGCCCAACAACTGCTGACCCCCTGCCTGGCCACGGCCTTTCTGCACAACCTCGCCGCCTATGCCATGATCGGCATGCGCCGTCACCGCCTGCTGCTGCTCTTCTATGTCAGCGGGCTCCTGCTCAACATTGTCTGCTGTCTGACGCTTATCTCGGCCAACCCTTTGGATGGCGCGGCCCTTTCCCTGACCATTACCAAGGTATGGGTCGCCATCCTCACCGTGGGTTTTTTCCAGTGGACAACCCGACCCATGAGCCCTGGGCAGTGGCTGCTCATGCTGGCCACCGCCGCCTCAAGCGTGGCCCTGTGGTGGGGCATCAGCACAATCGCTCCGCGCGAGCTTGCCGAAGCTGCGGGCCTCATTCCCCTGCTGGCCCTGTTCTGGCGGTGGCGGCCCCCGGCGCCCTTTGAAAACCCCACTGACGAACCGCCGCAGGCCGAAACCACGGGCACTTCGTAA
- a CDS encoding 4Fe-4S dicluster domain-containing protein — MPSDHFLQRRKLLKGLTSAGAAATLALAGPKPAQAMSLRLSSDGVDCCTVIDVDKCTGCGACVAACRGRNLSRLPVPKYPIPQPVPSWVPISDWSTRQHINNRLTPYNWIYIQTCTLPAAGGVRRVFMPRRCLHCLNPQCVSLCPSGAARQTPQGAAYIDENICFGDGPCQRACPWLIPQRQSGVGPYLKFAPRYMGYGLVFKCDFCHDLLAQGQPPACVAACPAGAQSFGIRDKMVAHAQEMAEQKKGELFGLRENGGTNTIYVSSIPFRDIEAAMLQQEQVSFGRPSLRPAGASMEKENSLVDIVLAAPLAGAALASLRLLRDRLKGRKS; from the coding sequence ATGCCAAGTGATCATTTTCTACAACGCAGAAAGCTTCTCAAGGGGCTGACCTCCGCTGGCGCTGCTGCCACACTGGCGCTGGCCGGGCCCAAACCCGCGCAGGCCATGTCGTTGCGCTTGTCGTCCGACGGTGTGGACTGCTGCACCGTCATTGATGTGGACAAATGCACAGGCTGCGGGGCCTGTGTTGCAGCCTGCCGTGGCCGCAACCTTTCGCGCCTGCCCGTGCCCAAATACCCCATCCCCCAACCGGTGCCCTCCTGGGTGCCCATCAGCGACTGGTCAACGCGCCAGCACATAAACAACCGTCTGACGCCCTACAACTGGATATACATCCAGACCTGCACCCTGCCCGCCGCTGGCGGCGTTCGCCGGGTTTTCATGCCCCGCCGGTGCCTGCATTGCCTGAACCCGCAGTGCGTGAGCCTGTGCCCATCGGGCGCGGCCCGCCAAACCCCCCAGGGCGCTGCCTACATTGATGAAAATATCTGTTTTGGCGACGGTCCCTGCCAGAGGGCCTGCCCCTGGCTGATTCCCCAGCGGCAGTCAGGAGTTGGGCCGTACCTCAAGTTTGCTCCCCGCTATATGGGCTACGGCCTGGTTTTCAAGTGCGACTTCTGCCATGACCTGCTGGCCCAGGGCCAGCCTCCCGCCTGTGTTGCCGCCTGTCCAGCCGGAGCCCAGAGTTTCGGCATCAGGGACAAAATGGTTGCCCATGCGCAGGAAATGGCCGAACAAAAAAAGGGCGAGCTTTTCGGGCTCAGAGAAAATGGCGGCACCAATACCATTTACGTTTCGTCCATCCCCTTCCGTGATATCGAGGCCGCCATGCTGCAACAGGAACAGGTGAGTTTTGGCAGACCCAGCCTGCGCCCGGCCGGAGCCAGCATGGAAAAAGAAAACAGCCTTGTGGACATTGTACTGGCAGCGCCTTTGGCAGGAGCGGCCCTGGCTTCGTTGCGGCTTTTACGCGACAGACTCAAGGGGCGGAAATCATGA
- a CDS encoding FeS-binding protein translates to MMRSQNKPTQLFSGIFCFFWTTALLTAVCSGLSHLPFAVRYGLVQTDARTTIWHYYAAAVLLMLGTYAVIIWWCGGRKEFSFTRCGAIRTVLLVLLSLSGLGLMLHNLPDVALFGRAYTAIKFCHLFSALLLVPVLLMQGALWLAGRPSSLKACITKTRRPSA, encoded by the coding sequence ATGATGCGGTCACAAAATAAACCCACGCAACTGTTTTCAGGCATATTCTGCTTTTTCTGGACAACAGCCCTTCTGACCGCCGTGTGTTCCGGACTGTCGCATCTGCCCTTTGCCGTTCGCTACGGCCTCGTGCAGACGGACGCGCGCACGACCATATGGCACTACTACGCGGCGGCCGTACTGCTCATGCTCGGCACATATGCCGTCATTATCTGGTGGTGCGGGGGCAGAAAGGAGTTTTCCTTCACACGCTGCGGAGCCATCCGCACGGTTCTGTTGGTCTTGCTGTCCCTCTCGGGCCTGGGCCTCATGCTGCATAACCTGCCCGATGTGGCCCTTTTTGGGCGTGCCTATACGGCCATAAAATTCTGCCACCTTTTCAGCGCCCTGCTGCTCGTGCCCGTCCTTCTGATGCAGGGCGCGCTGTGGCTTGCCGGAAGACCCAGCTCGCTGAAAGCCTGCATCACCAAAACCAGGCGACCTTCCGCATAA